The following proteins come from a genomic window of Thiothrix unzii:
- a CDS encoding ClpXP protease specificity-enhancing factor, translated as MNDATTTTAKRPYLLRAFYEWIVDNGMTPHVLVDARSPQVKVPRQFVKDGSIVLNVSMTAANNLMMDNDSVTFSARFGGKAFAIYLPMSSVMAIYSRETQDGISFPPDEYALTDNMEAFQDVRPTPSLAAVSGGDSVDSSDEVTEQDDEPEPPKPTRQRPALRVVK; from the coding sequence ATGAATGATGCGACCACTACTACCGCTAAACGCCCTTATTTACTCCGCGCTTTTTATGAGTGGATTGTTGATAACGGCATGACTCCGCACGTGTTAGTCGATGCGCGTTCTCCACAAGTGAAAGTGCCGCGTCAGTTCGTGAAAGACGGCAGCATTGTGTTAAATGTGAGCATGACGGCAGCAAATAACTTAATGATGGACAACGATAGCGTCACCTTTAGTGCACGTTTCGGCGGTAAAGCCTTCGCTATTTATTTGCCCATGTCGTCGGTCATGGCGATTTATTCGCGTGAAACCCAAGACGGCATTAGTTTTCCGCCAGATGAGTACGCGCTGACGGATAACATGGAAGCGTTTCAGGATGTGCGTCCAACGCCTTCTTTGGCGGCGGTTTCCGGCGGTGATAGTGTCGATAGCAGCGATGAGGTGACTGAGCAGGATGACGAGCCAGAGCCACCTAAGCCAACACGCCAACGTCCTGCTTTACGTGTTGTGAAATAG
- the folA gene encoding type 3 dihydrofolate reductase translates to MLSLIVAVAGEQRVIGRDGQMPWHLPADLAWFKRNTLGKPIIMGRKTWDSIGRALPGRRNLVISRDPQFVPVGAERMDSPEAALACVADVPEVMVIGGAQIYTHFLPQAQRLYLTLIKESLSGDTFFPDYTSYQWRELARTEHAADANNPYPHDFLILERLS, encoded by the coding sequence ATGTTGTCCTTGATTGTGGCCGTGGCGGGTGAACAGCGCGTCATTGGACGTGATGGGCAGATGCCTTGGCATTTGCCTGCGGATTTAGCATGGTTTAAACGCAATACCCTTGGTAAGCCCATTATCATGGGGCGCAAGACGTGGGATTCGATTGGTCGGGCTTTGCCGGGGCGGCGTAATCTGGTGATTTCGCGCGACCCTCAATTTGTTCCGGTGGGTGCGGAACGAATGGATTCGCCTGAAGCTGCATTGGCTTGCGTGGCGGATGTGCCGGAAGTGATGGTGATCGGTGGGGCGCAGATTTATACGCATTTCCTGCCACAAGCCCAACGTCTGTATTTAACCCTCATTAAAGAAAGTTTATCTGGCGATACATTTTTTCCTGATTATACTTCCTATCAATGGCGTGAGTTAGCGCGTACCGAACACGCGGCTGACGCTAACAATCCCTATCCCCACGATTTTTTGATTCTTGAGCGGCTTTCCTGA
- a CDS encoding dihydroorotase: MNNCLIVNANLVNEGVITQRDVLIRNGRIEAIGHGLSAPGVRVVDAAGRYLLPGMIDDQVHFREPGLTHKGDMATESRAAVAGGITSFMDMPNTMPNTLNTAVLNEKKQLAAGRSLANYAFYLGASNDNLESIKALDPRDACGIKVFMGASTGNMLVDDPEVLEQIFTHAPTLIAAHCEDTPSILENEESYRGIYGDAIPFHLHPVIRSEAACYKSSSMAMELAKRCGTRLHILHISTAKEAEMFADLPLKDKRITAEACVHFLHFADEDYATKGSLIKCNPAIKTAEDRAGIIQALLDGRLDVIGTDHAPHTWGEKQSESYFKAPSGLPLVQHALQTVLEHYQDGIFSLEFIVEKTSHAVAEMFNIKERGYIREGYWADLVLVDLDKPFLATHANSLSKCGWTPFDGYEFRSSIAATWVNGCLVWQDGQVLDVPAQGMALVFDR; this comes from the coding sequence ATGAATAACTGTTTGATCGTTAATGCGAACCTCGTCAACGAAGGGGTAATTACCCAGCGTGATGTGTTAATCCGCAATGGGCGTATTGAGGCCATCGGGCATGGTTTGAGTGCACCCGGTGTGCGCGTTGTGGATGCCGCAGGGCGTTATTTATTACCGGGAATGATTGACGATCAGGTACATTTTCGTGAGCCGGGTTTGACCCACAAAGGCGATATGGCAACCGAAAGTCGTGCTGCGGTGGCGGGCGGTATTACCAGCTTTATGGATATGCCGAATACCATGCCGAATACGCTGAATACTGCTGTGCTGAATGAAAAAAAGCAATTGGCGGCAGGGCGCAGTTTGGCGAACTACGCTTTTTACCTCGGCGCGTCCAATGACAATTTGGAGTCGATTAAAGCCTTAGATCCGCGCGATGCCTGCGGGATTAAGGTATTTATGGGAGCATCAACCGGCAATATGTTGGTAGATGACCCGGAAGTGTTGGAGCAAATTTTTACCCACGCGCCGACCTTGATTGCCGCACACTGTGAAGATACCCCCAGTATTTTAGAAAATGAAGAAAGTTACCGGGGTATTTACGGTGACGCGATTCCGTTTCACCTGCATCCGGTGATTCGTAGCGAAGCCGCATGTTACAAATCGTCGTCAATGGCGATGGAACTGGCAAAACGTTGTGGTACGCGCTTACACATTTTGCACATTTCTACCGCGAAAGAAGCGGAAATGTTTGCGGATCTGCCATTGAAGGATAAGCGGATTACGGCGGAAGCGTGCGTGCATTTCTTGCATTTTGCGGATGAAGATTATGCGACTAAAGGATCGTTGATTAAGTGTAATCCGGCGATTAAAACCGCCGAAGACCGTGCAGGTATTATTCAAGCCTTGCTGGATGGGCGTTTGGATGTGATTGGTACAGATCACGCGCCGCATACTTGGGGTGAAAAACAAAGCGAAAGTTATTTCAAAGCACCGTCGGGTTTGCCATTGGTGCAACACGCTTTGCAAACGGTGTTAGAGCATTATCAGGATGGTATTTTTTCCCTAGAGTTTATTGTGGAAAAGACCAGTCACGCGGTTGCTGAGATGTTTAATATCAAAGAACGCGGTTATATCCGTGAAGGTTATTGGGCGGATTTGGTGTTGGTGGATCTTGATAAACCGTTTTTGGCGACCCACGCTAATAGCCTATCAAAGTGTGGCTGGACTCCGTTTGACGGCTATGAATTCCGCTCCAGTATTGCTGCAACTTGGGTGAATGGATGCTTGGTGTGGCAGGATGGCCAGGTGTTGGATGTTCCGGCACAAGGTATGGCTTTAGTCTTTGATCGTTAA
- a CDS encoding PrkA family serine protein kinase, with product MSKLFNHYQSRYEALQEEEYSLQEYLDLCKADRMAYASAAERMLYAIGEAEVVDTSRDPRMSRIFSNKVIRRYPAFSEFYGMEDCIEQIVSFLRHAAQGLEESKQVLYLLGPVGGGKSSLAERLKALIERAPIYSIKGSPVNESPLGLFNAEEDGAILEEDYGIPRRYLKTVMSPWAVKRLHEFGGDITRFRVVKRYPSRLNQLAVSKTEPGDENNQDISSLVGKVDIRKLEDYPQNDTDAYSYSGGLCLSNQGLMEFVEMFKAPIKVLHPLLTATQEGNYNGTESIGAIPFSGVILAHSNESEWQTFKNNRNNEAFIDRVSIVKVPYCLRVTEEIKIYDKLLFNSSLAAASCAPDTLKLLAQFIVLSRLKEPENSNLFSKMRIYDGENLKDIDPKAKTMQEYQDAAGVDEGMNGLSTRFAFKILSKVFNYDATEIAADPVHLMYVLERQIEKEQFPRELQDRYIRFIKEYLAPRYVDFIGKEIQTAYLESYSEYGQNLFDRYVTYADFWIQDQEFRDPETGELLHRASLNADLEKIEKPAGISNPKDFRNEIVNFVLRARANNGGRNPSWTSYEKLRRVIEMKMFSSTEDLLPVISYGAKSTADEQRKHDNFVERMMKRGYTEKQVRLLAEWYLRVRKSQ from the coding sequence ATGAGCAAATTATTTAATCACTATCAGTCCCGCTACGAAGCTCTGCAAGAAGAAGAATACTCACTTCAGGAATACCTCGACCTTTGTAAGGCAGATCGCATGGCTTATGCCAGTGCTGCCGAGCGCATGTTGTATGCCATCGGTGAAGCCGAAGTGGTGGATACGTCACGTGACCCGCGCATGAGCCGCATTTTTTCTAACAAAGTCATTCGCCGTTACCCGGCATTTTCCGAATTTTACGGCATGGAAGATTGCATTGAGCAAATCGTGTCGTTTTTGCGCCATGCCGCGCAGGGGCTGGAAGAAAGCAAGCAGGTGTTGTACCTGTTGGGGCCGGTGGGCGGTGGTAAATCGTCGTTGGCTGAACGTTTGAAAGCCTTGATTGAACGCGCTCCGATTTACTCCATCAAGGGCTCTCCGGTTAATGAATCGCCACTGGGGTTGTTTAATGCGGAAGAAGACGGGGCAATTCTGGAAGAAGATTACGGCATTCCGCGCCGTTATCTGAAAACCGTGATGTCGCCTTGGGCAGTGAAGCGTTTGCATGAGTTTGGGGGTGACATTACCCGGTTTCGGGTGGTGAAACGTTACCCTTCGCGCCTTAACCAATTAGCGGTTTCCAAAACCGAACCGGGCGATGAAAATAACCAAGACATTTCCTCGCTGGTCGGCAAGGTGGATATTCGCAAGTTAGAAGATTACCCACAAAATGATACGGATGCGTACAGCTATTCCGGCGGTTTGTGCTTATCCAATCAAGGTTTGATGGAATTCGTGGAGATGTTTAAAGCACCGATTAAGGTGTTACATCCACTGTTGACCGCCACCCAGGAGGGCAATTACAACGGTACGGAAAGTATCGGTGCGATTCCGTTTTCCGGGGTGATTTTGGCGCATTCCAACGAGTCTGAATGGCAAACCTTTAAAAATAATCGTAACAACGAGGCGTTTATCGACCGCGTTTCGATTGTGAAAGTGCCGTACTGTTTGCGGGTCACAGAAGAGATTAAAATTTACGATAAGCTATTGTTTAATAGTTCATTGGCTGCGGCATCGTGCGCCCCGGATACTTTGAAACTGTTAGCGCAGTTCATTGTGCTATCGCGTTTGAAAGAGCCGGAAAACTCCAATTTGTTCTCTAAAATGCGTATTTACGATGGTGAAAACCTCAAGGATATTGATCCCAAAGCGAAAACGATGCAGGAATATCAAGATGCTGCGGGTGTTGACGAAGGCATGAACGGGCTTTCCACGCGCTTTGCGTTTAAGATTCTCTCGAAAGTATTTAACTACGATGCGACTGAAATAGCGGCTGATCCGGTGCATTTGATGTATGTGTTGGAGCGGCAAATCGAGAAAGAGCAGTTCCCGCGTGAGTTGCAAGACCGTTATATCCGCTTTATTAAAGAGTATTTAGCTCCGCGTTATGTGGATTTTATCGGTAAGGAAATTCAAACGGCGTACCTCGAATCGTATTCTGAATACGGTCAGAATTTGTTCGACCGCTACGTGACTTACGCAGATTTCTGGATACAAGATCAGGAATTCCGTGACCCTGAAACCGGTGAGTTATTGCACCGTGCGTCACTGAATGCGGATCTGGAAAAAATCGAGAAACCCGCTGGTATTAGTAATCCGAAAGATTTCCGTAATGAAATCGTCAATTTCGTGTTGCGGGCACGGGCGAATAACGGTGGGCGCAATCCGTCTTGGACGAGTTACGAGAAATTGCGGCGTGTGATTGAGATGAAAATGTTCTCCAGCACCGAAGATTTATTGCCGGTTATTTCTTACGGCGCGAAATCGACGGCGGATGAACAGCGCAAGCACGATAATTTTGTTGAGCGCATGATGAAGCGCGGTTACACCGAAAAACAAGTGCGCTTGTTGGCGGAGTGGTATTTACGGGTACGCAAGTCACAATAA
- a CDS encoding YeaH/YhbH family protein yields the protein MAYIVDRRLNSKNKSLVNRERFLKRYQQQIRKAVSDAVSRRTITDMEQGESIPIPRRDISEPVFRHGQGGKRDMVHPGNKEFMPGDRIQRPPGGAGGGSGSGQASADGEGDDDFIFQITQEEFLDYLFEDLALPNMVKRQLTSMDSFDYQRAGVSEVGNPAQVNIVRSMRSAHARRIALRGKERRRRREVLAELSALEQLENSEDNEAQRLLLLAELEHLNVRMHTIPWLDDFDLKYNLKVKVPKPSPKAVMFCVMDVSGSMTQDIKDTAKRFFFLLYLFLKKNYEKIEVVFIRHHTQAQEVDEETFFYARETGGTVVSSALNLMGNIIEERYSPNAWNIYVAQASDGDNWHEDNARCGEALLSTILPFVQYYTYIEIGDRDPQGLWQLYEQLQRDFQERFAIQRVRHNAEIYPVFRELFRKHAGEEGA from the coding sequence ATGGCCTACATTGTTGACCGCCGCTTAAACAGCAAAAACAAGAGCTTGGTAAATCGTGAGCGATTCCTCAAGCGTTATCAACAACAAATCCGTAAAGCGGTGTCAGACGCGGTGAGCCGTCGCACCATTACGGATATGGAACAAGGGGAAAGCATTCCGATCCCTCGGCGTGACATTTCTGAACCCGTGTTTCGGCACGGGCAGGGCGGCAAGCGCGATATGGTGCATCCGGGTAATAAGGAGTTTATGCCGGGTGATCGTATTCAGCGTCCGCCGGGTGGCGCGGGTGGTGGCAGTGGTTCGGGGCAGGCTTCAGCAGATGGCGAAGGCGATGATGATTTCATCTTCCAAATTACCCAAGAAGAGTTCTTGGATTATTTGTTTGAAGATTTAGCGTTGCCGAATATGGTGAAACGCCAGTTGACCAGCATGGATTCTTTTGATTACCAGCGTGCCGGAGTCAGCGAAGTGGGCAATCCGGCGCAGGTCAATATTGTGCGCTCAATGCGCAGTGCCCATGCGCGGCGTATTGCCTTGCGGGGTAAGGAGCGTCGCCGTCGCCGCGAAGTGTTGGCAGAATTGAGCGCGTTGGAACAGCTTGAAAACAGTGAAGATAATGAAGCGCAACGCTTGTTATTGCTGGCGGAATTGGAACACCTGAATGTGCGGATGCACACGATTCCTTGGCTGGATGATTTCGATCTGAAATACAATCTCAAAGTTAAAGTGCCGAAGCCTTCGCCGAAAGCGGTGATGTTTTGTGTGATGGATGTGTCCGGCTCAATGACGCAGGATATTAAAGATACCGCGAAACGTTTCTTTTTCTTGCTGTATTTATTCTTGAAAAAGAACTACGAGAAAATCGAAGTGGTCTTTATCCGTCACCACACCCAAGCGCAGGAAGTCGATGAGGAAACCTTTTTTTACGCCCGCGAAACCGGCGGTACGGTGGTTTCCAGTGCGTTGAATTTAATGGGAAATATTATCGAAGAACGCTATTCCCCGAATGCTTGGAATATTTACGTGGCGCAAGCCTCCGATGGTGATAATTGGCACGAAGACAATGCGCGGTGTGGCGAAGCGTTGCTGTCGACGATTTTACCGTTTGTGCAATATTACACCTATATTGAAATCGGTGATCGTGATCCGCAAGGTTTGTGGCAGTTGTACGAACAGTTGCAGCGCGATTTTCAGGAGCGGTTTGCGATTCAGCGGGTGCGTCATAATGCCGAAATTTACCCGGTGTTTCGCGAGTTATTCCGTAAGCACGCGGGCGAGGAGGGTGCGTAA
- a CDS encoding SpoVR family protein — protein MVAKAYISTSSEWTFETIEIYNREIARIAQQKFKLDTYPNQIEIIRSDQMMDAYASVGMPLFYNHWSYGKHFVNVEQNYTRGRMGLAYEIVINSNPCIAYLMEENTLTMQALVIAHACYGHNSFFKGNYLFRAWTDAEAIIDYLMFAKKYISDCEDRYGVESVELLLDSCHALMNYGVDRYKRPAPISAAEERERQQERELYIQQHLNDLWRTLPHRGRLQEEAGSVITHFPEEPQENILYFIEKNSPALATWQREIIRIVRKVAQYFYPQRQTQVMNEGWATFWHYTILNEMYDEGLVNEGFMMEFLTSHTNVVSQPAFDSPYYNGINPYALGFAMMSDIRRICEHPTEEDRRWFPDIAGADWIATLDTVMRNYRDESFILQFLSPKVIRDFHLFALEDDDRKNTINITAIHNDDGYRQVREVLSRQYNLSHQEPDIQVHHVNVRGDRALTLQHMLNERRPLSADVNEMLRHIHRLWGYDVHLHSVEPDGRTVRSYHLVADR, from the coding sequence ATGGTTGCTAAAGCCTATATTTCCACCAGTTCCGAATGGACATTTGAAACCATTGAAATTTACAACCGAGAAATTGCACGGATTGCCCAGCAAAAATTTAAGTTGGATACTTATCCGAATCAGATTGAGATTATCCGTTCTGATCAGATGATGGATGCGTATGCCTCAGTGGGGATGCCGTTATTTTACAATCACTGGTCGTATGGTAAACATTTCGTCAATGTGGAGCAAAACTACACCCGTGGACGCATGGGGTTGGCCTATGAAATTGTGATTAATTCCAACCCGTGCATTGCGTATTTGATGGAGGAAAACACCTTAACCATGCAGGCGTTGGTGATTGCGCACGCTTGTTACGGGCATAATTCGTTTTTCAAGGGCAATTATTTGTTCCGCGCATGGACGGATGCGGAAGCGATTATCGACTACTTAATGTTCGCTAAAAAATACATTAGTGACTGCGAAGATCGTTACGGAGTGGAATCCGTGGAGTTGTTGCTGGATTCTTGCCACGCGTTAATGAATTACGGGGTGGATCGCTATAAACGCCCCGCGCCGATTTCCGCCGCAGAAGAGCGCGAACGTCAGCAAGAACGTGAGTTGTATATTCAGCAGCATTTGAACGATTTGTGGCGTACTTTGCCGCATCGCGGACGCTTACAGGAAGAAGCGGGAAGCGTGATTACACATTTCCCCGAGGAGCCGCAAGAAAACATTTTATATTTTATTGAAAAGAATTCTCCGGCATTGGCGACTTGGCAGCGTGAAATCATTCGTATTGTGCGCAAGGTGGCGCAGTATTTTTACCCGCAACGCCAAACGCAGGTAATGAATGAGGGCTGGGCAACGTTTTGGCATTACACCATTCTCAATGAAATGTATGACGAGGGCTTGGTGAATGAGGGGTTTATGATGGAATTCCTCACTTCGCATACCAATGTGGTGAGTCAGCCTGCGTTTGATAGCCCTTATTACAACGGTATTAATCCGTATGCGTTGGGGTTTGCGATGATGAGTGATATTCGGCGCATTTGTGAACACCCGACGGAAGAAGATCGGCGGTGGTTTCCCGATATTGCCGGAGCGGATTGGATTGCGACCCTTGATACGGTGATGCGTAATTACCGGGATGAAAGTTTCATTTTGCAGTTTTTATCACCTAAAGTGATTCGCGATTTTCACCTATTTGCATTGGAAGATGATGATCGTAAAAATACCATCAACATTACCGCCATTCACAACGATGACGGCTATCGGCAGGTGCGTGAAGTATTGTCGCGGCAGTACAATCTGAGTCATCAGGAGCCGGACATTCAGGTACATCATGTGAATGTACGTGGTGATCGGGCGTTAACCCTGCAACACATGCTCAACGAGCGTCGCCCGTTGAGTGCGGATGTGAATGAAATGTTGCGGCATATCCACCGTTTATGGGGTTACGATGTGCATTTGCACTCGGTTGAACCGGATGGACGCACGGTGAGGAGTTATCATTTGGTGGCGGATAGGTGA
- a CDS encoding DUF3025 domain-containing protein — protein sequence MTDLDVWNPQFATLHPVFQQLPAADAWLSYQQWPECEALQRLLPVDLQAQSGMPIQFVAQDATLPFPALYYEERIFQHGMVATRPANWHDFFNALMWSQYPRTKVQINAQHAADLQQYGKQRTPQRDALTLFDESGVVIVSTRRAGLQPILDFDWQTLFVEQRDAWGNDMACFVIGHALLEKLLTPYVGVTAHALLVEVPPAFFSQDNQAQRVWLDHVITDFLAAGKLLSPLHLNPVPVLGIPGWWANSDAAFYQQSSYFRAKSRERPGSILGILDGLSG from the coding sequence GTGACAGATTTGGATGTGTGGAATCCGCAGTTTGCGACATTACACCCGGTTTTTCAGCAATTACCGGCGGCTGATGCGTGGTTAAGTTATCAGCAATGGCCTGAGTGTGAGGCGTTGCAGCGGTTGTTACCTGTTGATTTACAAGCACAATCGGGAATGCCGATCCAGTTTGTAGCGCAAGATGCGACCTTACCTTTTCCCGCATTGTATTACGAAGAGCGTATTTTTCAGCACGGCATGGTGGCGACACGCCCTGCCAATTGGCATGATTTTTTTAACGCGCTGATGTGGTCTCAATACCCGCGTACCAAAGTCCAGATCAATGCGCAACACGCAGCAGATTTGCAGCAATACGGCAAACAACGTACTCCGCAACGTGATGCCTTGACGTTATTTGACGAAAGCGGTGTGGTCATTGTGTCGACGCGGCGGGCGGGATTGCAGCCTATTTTGGATTTTGACTGGCAAACGTTATTTGTGGAACAGCGTGATGCGTGGGGTAATGACATGGCGTGTTTTGTTATTGGTCATGCGCTGCTGGAAAAACTGTTAACCCCGTATGTTGGGGTAACGGCTCATGCGTTACTGGTCGAAGTTCCGCCCGCGTTTTTTTCGCAGGATAATCAAGCACAACGTGTATGGCTTGATCATGTCATCACCGATTTCCTAGCGGCGGGGAAATTATTGTCGCCGTTGCATTTGAACCCCGTGCCAGTACTGGGGATTCCGGGTTGGTGGGCTAATAGCGATGCGGCGTTTTATCAGCAAAGTAGCTATTTTCGTGCTAAATCACGGGAGCGTCCGGGAAGCATTTTGGGCATTTTGGATGGACTGTCTGGGTGA
- the mltB gene encoding lytic murein transglycosylase B yields MRLFRDFCTYSAVAVLALGLSACSQTPQKIESDDGVGTVTPKQPGGKHGRHGKQGRNEDPQSVSYGGQGVGNYSAAGLGGDFAGNAQLIGFIENLAASSGFNRNYLYGVFSQVRNRDDVARLWAQTSNDPGSPKGWFAYRDRFVNAANVQRGVEFWQQYSSHLQRAEQTYGVPAEYIIGIMGVETRWGRILGKHRVIDALVTSAITNQRRSDFFFKELKNYMLMTRSERMDPLAPKGSFAGAMGYGQFMPSSFHGYAVDFDGDGIRDLWNPVDAIGSVANYFAQHGWQRGGAVAVPAQVSSNAYANMPDGFKVKYTASSLAAQGITPQYGNGSGTAYLLALSTVPGGYKEPWIGYNNFYVITRYNHSNYYAMTVHLLGQGVRERVGK; encoded by the coding sequence ATGCGTCTTTTTAGGGATTTTTGTACGTATTCCGCAGTAGCAGTACTCGCATTAGGCTTAAGTGCTTGTAGTCAGACACCGCAAAAAATAGAATCTGATGACGGTGTTGGCACGGTGACTCCAAAGCAGCCGGGTGGTAAACACGGCAGGCATGGTAAACAGGGAAGAAATGAAGATCCGCAGTCCGTTAGTTACGGCGGGCAGGGTGTGGGTAATTACTCCGCTGCCGGATTAGGCGGTGATTTCGCGGGTAATGCTCAATTGATTGGATTCATTGAAAATCTTGCAGCCAGCAGCGGTTTTAATCGCAACTACCTGTACGGCGTATTCTCGCAGGTGCGTAACCGTGACGACGTAGCGCGGTTGTGGGCGCAAACCAGCAATGACCCCGGTAGTCCAAAGGGTTGGTTTGCTTACCGTGATCGTTTCGTTAATGCCGCAAACGTTCAGCGTGGTGTTGAATTCTGGCAGCAATACAGCTCACATTTGCAGCGTGCTGAACAAACTTACGGCGTTCCGGCGGAATACATCATCGGGATTATGGGAGTGGAAACCCGTTGGGGACGCATTTTGGGTAAACATCGCGTGATTGATGCGTTAGTTACCTCTGCGATTACTAACCAACGTCGCAGTGATTTCTTCTTTAAAGAGTTGAAAAACTACATGTTGATGACCCGTAGTGAGCGCATGGATCCGCTGGCTCCTAAAGGTTCATTCGCCGGGGCAATGGGTTATGGGCAATTCATGCCGAGCAGCTTCCACGGTTACGCGGTCGATTTTGACGGTGATGGTATCCGTGATTTGTGGAATCCGGTTGATGCAATCGGTAGCGTTGCCAACTATTTCGCGCAACATGGCTGGCAGCGTGGTGGAGCGGTGGCTGTGCCTGCGCAAGTTAGCTCAAATGCTTATGCCAATATGCCAGACGGTTTCAAAGTGAAATACACCGCTTCCTCATTGGCGGCACAAGGCATTACGCCGCAATACGGTAATGGCAGCGGCACAGCGTATTTGCTCGCGCTGAGTACCGTACCGGGTGGCTATAAAGAACCGTGGATTGGTTATAACAACTTCTACGTGATTACCCGTTACAACCACAGCAACTACTACGCTATGACCGTGCATTTGCTGGGTCAAGGCGTGCGTGAGCGCGTCGGTAAGTAA
- the corA gene encoding magnesium/cobalt transporter CorA: MLRFFDFTNGKLVERKLTDGRFDQAMLHTGWVDAQDTSDEERDRLEALLHTELPESDDVEEIESSARYFTDSSGIHVHSLFLTQSEGRMDTTTVAFILQAERLITVRECELADFRLLRMRARRGQVEVRTPRHLLLTMFEQKVENLADAIEDIHHELEIISHRVLEETETDLESAIDDLAALEDSNGKIRLCLMDTQRSISFLQRQLRESKGAQEIIPDVIRDIDTLMSHTTFLFDKINFLMSTTQGFINIEQNKIIKIFSIASVMFLPPTLVASLYGMNFEFMPELKFAFGYPMAIGLMILAGLIPLVYFKRKGWL, translated from the coding sequence ATGCTGCGATTCTTTGACTTCACCAATGGTAAATTGGTCGAGCGCAAATTAACCGACGGACGTTTTGATCAGGCCATGTTGCATACCGGTTGGGTCGATGCGCAAGATACCTCGGATGAGGAGCGTGATCGTTTAGAGGCGTTATTGCATACCGAATTACCAGAATCGGATGATGTTGAAGAAATCGAATCATCGGCACGTTATTTTACCGATAGCAGCGGGATTCATGTGCATTCCCTATTCCTGACACAAAGCGAAGGCCGCATGGATACCACGACGGTGGCATTCATTTTGCAGGCTGAACGCTTGATTACCGTGCGTGAATGCGAATTGGCAGACTTCCGGCTGTTACGGATGCGGGCGCGACGCGGACAAGTTGAAGTGCGTACCCCACGTCACTTACTGTTGACCATGTTTGAGCAAAAAGTGGAAAACTTGGCAGATGCGATTGAAGACATTCATCACGAGTTAGAAATCATTAGCCACCGCGTCTTGGAAGAAACTGAAACCGATTTAGAAAGTGCTATCGACGATTTAGCTGCTTTAGAAGACAGCAACGGTAAAATTCGCCTGTGCTTAATGGATACCCAGCGTTCTATTTCGTTTTTGCAACGTCAATTGCGTGAAAGCAAGGGCGCACAGGAAATCATTCCCGATGTTATCCGCGACATTGATACCCTAATGTCTCACACCACGTTTTTGTTCGATAAAATCAACTTTTTAATGAGTACCACGCAGGGTTTTATCAATATTGAACAGAATAAAATCATTAAGATATTCTCGATTGCGTCGGTGATGTTTTTGCCGCCGACCTTGGTAGCCAGCCTGTACGGGATGAACTTTGAATTTATGCCAGAATTGAAATTCGCTTTCGGTTATCCGATGGCGATTGGCTTGATGATTTTAGCGGGGCTGATTCCCCTCGTTTACTTTAAACGTAAGGGTTGGTTGTAG